The following proteins are encoded in a genomic region of Brachionichthys hirsutus isolate HB-005 chromosome 14, CSIRO-AGI_Bhir_v1, whole genome shotgun sequence:
- the ncf2 gene encoding neutrophil cytosol factor 2, which yields MSFLDTLRQWDEATTCVDRQDLPEALNIFLSIQEPNSKIYFDIGCLHLLNQDLDAAEKAFDCSIRKDEHLAVAFFQRGITFYRMERYDESLADFQHAYKALRGNQLIDYKALGLRYKLYACEVLHNRALAEAHLGNWEKAQETLVEALDDRTDAKLNVMDRALQSVLKQKLFKPVEFPFKVLFKPNKHYVAELEKKDYLGKAKVVASVIPQDRFSGFAPLQPQVESGPTCPKEPEVLRALEGEPHTVLFQFVPETSDELAVVPGNIVFVLQKAADNWASVLFNERRGLVPYNYLERLEISLASKQNDGISEPPTREPPTRPQRKQGLTPSGGSSRDAQPEETQSTGTSCIVKVRSTFDFAVSVPIGSSNVALVEKISRKLNRSPAAITLSSSSERETNADGEMERVWSRASGGRIVLWCKTQQGYEQKDSSHQEAIGEELKETHFLALHSYESSSPEDLSFHQGDKIMFLSQVNTDWVEGQCNGNTGIFPSSFVGACPVDQ from the exons ATGTCTTTTCTGGACACGCTGCGCCAGTGGGACGAGGCTACAACTTGTGTTGATCGGCAGGACTTGCCAGAAGCACTCAACATTTTCTTGTCTATCCAAGAACCAAACTCCaaaatttattttgacattGGCTGCCTCCACCTGCTTAACCAAGACTTGGATGCGGCTGAGAAG GCGTTTGACTGCAGCATACGGAAAGACGAGCATTTGGCCGTTGCATTCTTTCAAAGGGGAATCACATTTTACAGAATGGAGAG GTATGATGAGAGTTTAGCTGATTTCCAGCACGCCTACAAAGCGCTGAGAGGCAACCAGCTGATCGATTACAAGGCGCTTGGTCTGAGGTACAAATTGTATGCATGTGAG GTTCTCCACAACCGAGCGCTGGCAGAGGCTCATCTGGGGAACTGGGAAAAGGCACAGGAAACCCTGGTGGAGGCTCTCGATGACAGGACCGACGCTAAACTCAACGTCATGGACCGAGCTCTGCAGTCCGTCCTG AAGCAGAAGCTTTTTAAACCGGTTGAGTTCCCTTTCAAAGTGCTCTTTAAACCCAACAAGCACTATGTTGCTGAGCTGGAGAAGAAGGACTACCTGGGCAAAGCAAAG GTTGTTGCCTCGGTTATTCCTCAAGACCGCTTCTCTGGATTTGCCCCATTACAGCCCCAG GTGGAAAGCGGTCCGACTTGTCCGAAAGAACCGGAGGTTCTCAG GGCTCTGGAAGGGGAACCACACACTGTTCTGTTTCAGTTCGTCCCCGAGACCAGTGACGAGCTGGCTGTTGTCCCAGGAAACATCGTGTTCGTCCTCCAGAAGGCGGCCGACAACTGGGCGTCTGTGCTCTTCAATGAGCGA AGGGGACTTGTTCCTTACAATTACCTGGAGCGTTTGGAGATCTCCTTGGCTTCTAAACAAAATGAT GGAATATCTGAGCCTCCAACTCGAGAGCCACCAACCAGACCTCAAAGGAAACAAG GTCTCACTCCCAGCGGTggcagcagcagagatgcaCAGCCAGAG GAGACACAGTCGACAGGAACTTCCTGCATTGTCAAAGTCAGATCCACTTTCGACTTTGCTGTCTCTGTGCCAATTGGGTCTTCAAACGTGGCGCTGGTAGAAAAAATCAGCAGGAAACTGAACCGCTCTCCTGCTGCCATCACCTTGAG TTCATCCTCTGAAAGGGAGACCAACGCCGACGGAGAAATGGAACGTGTGTGGAGTCGTGCCAGCGGTGGGCGCATCGTCCTGTGGTGCAAAACACAACAG GGCTATGAGCAGAAAGACTCCAGCCATCAG GAAGCTATCGGAGAGGAACTGAAGGAAACTCACTTCCTGGCGCTTCATTCCTACGAGTCTTCAAGTCCAGAGGATCTCAGTTTCCATCAAGGCGATAAGATCATGTTCCTCTCTCAAG TGAACACCGACTGGGTGGAGGGGCAGTGCAACGGGAACACCGGTATATTCCCTTCATCCTT